GTTATGCAAAAAGATAATTAGTTGTTGTTTTGAGGTGTCAGGTGTCAGGTGTCAGGTTTTAGGGAGAAATGAATTCGGAGTTATTATTTAATTTACTATTAACCTTTACCCTTTGCCCATTGATTACTTTAACCTCAGTTCGGTTTAAGAATATTGGATAAGGGTAGGTGTCAGGTTTCAGGTTGCAGGTTGCAGGTGTTGAGAGAAAGTAATAAATAACGAGTAATGAGTAACAAATAATGAGTGTTCGGGGTTTTTAATTCCTAATTCTTAATTTTTCCTTTGCCCTCCCCCCTCTCGAGGGGGGATATAAGGGGGGTTTGCCTCTTGCCTCTTGCCTTTTGCCTTTTTTTCTTCATCATTCATAGATGAAAATTTATCCCGAACTCAGGTTACTTTAACGTTTCTTCTGACTTTTTTTACAAACTCTATCTAATAAACTCAGACAATTTCCTTCCCGTCGTGATTAGTTTTTGCTCCACGATATTGAGTTACACCCTTATTTTTAAAGCTAAATAACTTATCTAAAGCAGAATTTCGGCTATAATTAGAACCTCGATAAACCATTGATTGAATAGTTTTTTCTTTCTCATTATTAGAATTAGAAGAATTCAACTCTACCTTTTCAATTCTATTTTTTTCTTTTTCTTCTGTAAGATTAACTGTAGGTTCAGTAAATTTATCAATCGATTTTTGTGTTAACATCATCCCCGCCACTAAAATAGCTAACAGAATAGGGGTGGGTGCATTTACTAATCCGACTACACTAATAATTAAGGCAGTGAAAGCGGAAACAACAGCTAAAAAACAAATAATTAACTCCATGATAACAACCTCTAGTATGCTTAAACACTCAAATTAACGTCTCTGATCTCAAACAAACTTTCTTGTATCTATTACATTCTTTCTCTTTAAATTCATCATAGTAGAAAGACATATTTTAAGATTAAATACTTTTAATAAAAATTGCAAATATATAATATTTTAACAATTGCAACAATTATTACTCTAAGATAACTAATTTTTTAATTATAGAATAGATCTCTATCTATTTCACTGTTTTTGTCATGAGTATTTGTACTCATATTTCCTCGGAAAAACTTAAATTTTCAGATAAATTAACTTATCAAACAGAATAGATGTCAGAAAGAAGAAAAACAATACTTTTTATTCATCCGAATTTTCCTGCTCAATTTCGTCATTTGGGGCTACTTTTAGGAAAAAATCCTCTCTATGATGTTTTTTTTCTCACGAAGAAAAAGGAGGGGGCAATAGAAGGAATCACAAAAATTATTTATCAACCTTCTAGGGAGGCAAAGCCAGAAACTCATCATTATGTACGCCCCATTGAAAATGCTGTTTTACAAGGTCAAGCTGTTTATCGTGCTTTAATTAATTTAAAACAAAAAGGATTTTACCCTGATATTATATATGGGCATTCTGGTTGGGGTTCAACTTTATTTGTGAAGGATATTTTTCCCCGTGCCTTATTTTTGGCTTATTTTGAATGGTTTTACCACGCCATTGGCACAGATGCTGATTTTGACCCCAATGAACCTTTAACTGCTGACGATCAAGCTAGAATTAGGGTGAAGAATACTCCCATTTTAATCGATTTATATAGCTGCGATCGAGGCTTATCTCCCACTCAATGGCAAAAACAACAATTTCCAAGGGAATATCATAACAAAATAACTGTTTTACATGACGGTGTTGACACAGACTATTTTCAACCTAATGCTGACACTAAGTTAGTTATTCCTAGCCTTAACTTAGACTTGAGTGATAAAGCGGAAATAATAACTTACGTAGCCAGAGGCATGGAGCCTTATCGAGGATTTCCCCAATTAATAGAAACTATTTATATTTTACAAAAACGTCGTCCTCAGTCTCATTTTGTTATTGTTGGACAAAATAGAGTCGCTTATGGAAAACAGCTACCAGAGGGGCAAAACTATCAAGATTTGATGTTAGCAAAATTCCCTCTTGACTTAACCAAAGTCTCGTTTACCGGTTTACTTCCCCACAGTGAATATCTTAAGGTTTTACAAGCCTCTTCTGCCCACATTTATTTAACTCGTCCTTTTGTATTATCATGGTCAATGTTAGAGGCAATGGCAACGGGTTGCGTGGTAATTGCTTCTGATACTCAACCTGTTAAAGAAATAATTGTAGATAATTATAATGGCTTTTTAGTACCTTTTTTTGAACCTGAAAAAATCGCAGATAAAGTAGAATATGCTTTATTCAATCAGGATTTAATGGCTAAAATTAGAAAAAAAGCTAGACAAACTATTGTTGAAAATTACAAATTGTCTGATTTAATTCAAAAACATATTCATTGGATTGAAACAGGAAAATTAACCCCGTTAACCACCAAAAAGAAAAAGATAAGAGGTTTTTAATGAATTAAAAATTTATCATCAAAAATTGATAATTCTTTTACTCCTAACGCTAAACTTTTAATTGATTAAATTATTGTCAAATAATGATTTGACTTGTTGTATTATGACCAAAAATGCTCAATATTGGATCGACAAACTAGACCTTCAAAAACACCCAGAAGGAGGATACTATCGAGAAAATTATCGTTGTTTAGATATGGTTAATAATGACAATTTTTTGGCTAAATATAACGGTGCAAGAAATGCTAGTACTGCAATTTATTATCTTCTCCTTAATGACGAGTTTTCAGCTTTTCATCTTCTCAAGAGTGATGAGATTTTTCACTTTTATTCTGGCTCAAGTTTAGATGTTCATATTATCAACTCACAAGGAGACTATCAACTAATAAAACTGGGAAATAATCCCGAAGAAAATGAAGTTTTGCAATTAGTAATTCCTCAAAATAGTTGGTTTGCGGCGGCGGTGAGTCAACCTAATTCATATAGTCTAATTGGTTGCACTGTTGCTCCGGGTTTTGATTTTAATGATTTTACCCTTGGCAAAAAAGAAGACTTACTTAAAATTTTTCCCCAACATCAAACAATTATTGAAAGGTTTACCTATGACTAAGTTATGAAAATATTGGCTCTCTTGCCTCTTGTTGTCTAAATTATCAATTTAGAGTAGCCGATTTGGGAAACCCCTCTTTATCTCTCCTTTTAAAGCAGGGTTTTTTCAAAGTCAGGGCAAAATTATCTTGCCCTCACCCCCAATCCCTCTCCCACAGTAGAGGGGAGCGTTTTTTCTTAAAAATTGATTAATTAATACTTAAAAACTCCTGTATCTGTTACTATTTGTTAACCTGAGTTTTGGATAAGCTGAAAGCATCCCAACTCGTAGTCAAAAAACCTTATAGCTTCTTAGAAATAACGATAAAATTGCCTTAATCCGAACTGACTTAAACAAGGGGCTTAAGCCCCTTGCTAAAAACCCCTACCACCTGCAACCTGCAACCTGACACCTGACACCTAACCTTATCAGATATTCTTAAACCGAACTGAGGTTATTTGTTAGTTTCAAAAATTGACATTTTTGAGAATGAAAAAACCCTGGGGCTAAAGCAGGGTTTGCCTCTTGCCTTTAATTTATCATAACCATTGTAGAAGAACCCAAATGAATTATTAATTATAAGTTTGAATTTCTGTTTATTTAAAAGCTACAAAATATCTTTGATTCATTTTTAAATAGTTGATTATTATTTTTATTAGTGACTTTTTTAACTTGTTCAAACCTGATTTATATATCAATTTATTGACAGAAAAAACCAACTAATTTTATAATATAATTTATATAAAATATTTCAATAAAAATAAGATTGTTAATTTTTCGATAAGAGAAATATAAAAATTATGGATGGCAATTATCAAGATTATATTAACAGAGTTGTGCAAATGACTCTCCCTAGCAACTACAAGCAACAAGTTAAAAACATTCAATCATCACCAAAGTTTGTCGATGGTAAAGCCATAGATTTTCCCGGTTTTAGCGTTATTACTCCTCCTGAGAAGGAAGAAACTAATAACAAAAAATTTTATAGTTATTTACAAGAAATTCAAACTCAAATTACACAGGAATTACCAGAAAATTTATTTTTACCTGTACCGCCACAAAGTTTCCATTTAACTATAGCAGATTTAATTTGGGATACTAGCTATACTAATGCGGTGAAAGAAAATCCAGATTTTGATAATTTATTAATATCAGAAATTGATAAAATTTTTAAGGAATATGCTCAATTAAATCCCGAAATTGACACCTTAGAATTAGAAGTTTTAGGCTTATCAGTATTTCCACGTGCGATCGCAGTTTGTTTAGCACCAACGGAAGATAGTTATAATCCTATCATCAAACTGAGACAATTGATTTATCAAAACGAGCAAATTATTAAACTAGGAATCGAACAACAATATGATTTTGTAGGACATATTACCCTTGGTTACTTTGATAAAGTAGAAGATAATATTGACCGAGAACAAGTAGAATTAGTAATCGTAAAAACAAACGAGCAATTAGTATCAAAAAATCTTCCTACTTTTGAATTAAGCCAGTGGGAATTAAGAAAATTTACTGATATGACTAATTTTATTAGAGAACAAAATTGGGCTAGTATAAAAGTAGGTAACTAAAGATTATTTTGACAGAATTAAGTAATCCTATTATTGAAAAAAGTTTTGCTATTATTGATAACATAATTGGCAATCATGATTTGTCTGCAAGGGAGTATAATATCGTCCGCCGTATTATTCATACCACCGCTGATTTTGACTACCTAAATTTATTTTATTGTAGTAACAACGCCATTGATACCGCCATACTCGCCTTACAAAATAAAACTCCCATTGTCACCGATGTGAGTATGGTAAAAGAAGGTATTAAAAATATGGTGGGGAAAACTTACCAAAATCAAGTTATTGTAGCCGTAAAACAAGCTAAAATCCCCAAATCTGGTCATACTCTCACGGAGACGGGTTTATTGAAATGTTGCCTTGATTATCCCAATGCTATTTATGTAATTGGGAATGCTCCAACTGCCTTAATAGCTTTATGTAAAAAGATTGAGCAACAAAAAATTCAACCTTCGATTGTTATTGGCGTGCCAGTGGGATTTGTAAATGTTTTAGAATCAAAGGAATATCTATCTCGGTTAGGCATTCCTCAAATACAAATCAAGGGTAATAAAGGAGGCTCTACCGTAGCCGCCGCTATCATTAACGCTTTGTTAGTTATGAGTTACAAGGATTAAGGAATATTTGATAGATATAAAGATGCGTATTTATGGTAACAGAGAAATAAAAACCTTGTCAGGAAAGGATACTCGCCCTACCACCGCAAAAGTGAGAGAGGCATTATTTAATATTTGGTGCGATCGCATCTTAGATGCAACTTGGCTAGACTTGTGTGCAGGAAATGGTACAATGGGGGCGGAAGCTCTATGTCGAGGAGTAAAAGAAGTTGTTGGAATCGAAAAATCTTCTTCTGCTTGTCAAATTATCCGAGAAAACTGGCAAAAAGTAGCTAATAATGAGCAAAATTTTAGAGTTTTAAGGGGCGATGTTTTAAAAAGACTAAAAAATTTACAAGGAAAAAAATTTGATTGTATTTACTTCGATCCTCCCTACGAATTAGATATATATAATACTGTTTTAGATTTAATCTTAGAATACGAATTATTAGCAAAAAATGGACAAATAGCAGTAGAATATGACCCTAAAAAATCAATCATTAAACAAAAACAAAACCTTGATTTATTGCAGACAAAAATATATGGAAATACTGCCCTTAATTTTTATTCAAACCTGCCACCAGATGTTTGATAAGCTAGTTTACATTTAAGTTGTTTGGTTAAGAAAGGGAATAGGGAAAGTCCACCCTTACAATAGGTAAGCCTTGAAGTTGTTATTTTCAAGAATTAAAACAAGAATTAAAAAAAATAGGCTCTATCAGTTTGAGTATGTAAATTATTAGTTAGGGTAGGCTGAAAGGCAAGAGGCAAGAGGCAATAGGCAATAGGGGATTATTAAATAATAATTTATAAACTTTTAGTTTTTATTTTACTATAAACACTATTTAATAAAGGTTATGGAAGTCCTGTTTCTCTTAATTCATCATAACCACTGTAGAAGAACAAAAAAATATAAGTTAAATACGTCTTAGCCTACCTACACTTATTCAATATTCTTAAGCCGAATTAAGATTAACTAGGTAAAACTTGTTGAGAATATTTCAAATGAATAATAGATAAATCATCTGAAAAATTAGATGAGTTGTGATAAGTTTTTAAAAAATTCAAAATAGGATTTAACTCATTATTAAATTGACATAACAATTCAACAAAATTATCTAACCCTAATATATCTCCTTGGTCATTTTTTACTTCATAAATACCATCACTAAACAAGTACAAATTTGCCGAAGAACCAACATTAATCGAAGCATTTTGGTAAGCAATATTAGGAAACATTCCGATAGGCAAACCAAGAGTTTTTAGACAGATTTGGTTCATTTTTTCTCGATTATTTTCTAACAATAAAACACAAGGAGGATGACCTGCACTACAATACGTTAAGTTACCAGTTTTAACATTTAAAACCCCATACCAAATAGTAAAATATTTATCATTTTTTTCTGTCATTTGAAAATTATTATTGAGGTGATATAAAACCTCACAAGGAGAATAATAATTTAATATTCCTAAGCGACGAGAACGCAGTAAATTTAGAATAGAAATAGAAGGTAATGCCGCTTTTAATCCATGTCCTGAAATATCTAATAAATAAAAAACTAAATGTTGATCATCTAAAAAAAAGTAATCGAAAATATCTCCTCCTAAATGCAAAGAAGGAATAAACATATAATTAATTAGGATATTTTTATCATCTAAAAAATCTGGTAATAAAGAAGAAACATATTCGGCGGCTTCATTCAATTCTGTTTCTAAAAGTTGTTTTTGAATTTCTAAATCTTTACTTAATTGATGTAATCTTAAACCAGCTCTTACCCTTGCTTTTAACTCTTGTAAATCTATTGGCTTACAAATAAAATCATCAGCCCCTACATCTAATCCTTGAATTCTATCTTCCACGGAAACACGAGAAGTCATCAAGACAAAAAAAGTAGTATTTAATAGGGGATTTTTTTTGACAAATTGACATACTTCTAAACCTGATAATTTAGGCATTAACCAATCACAAATAATTAAAGCAGGTTTTATTTTTTCGGCTAATTCAATCCCTTTTTGTCCATCTCCAGCTATTTGAACACTATAACCACTAGAAGAAAAAGCTCTTTTTAACAAAATTTGTATCGTTGGATCATCATCAATAACTAAAATTTGAGGCATTTTTTCTAGGGAAAGATAAACATATTTTTATTTTTAATTTAAGAACAATTAGACCATAAATTTAAACACAAAAAGTCCCACTAATTCTTAAAGTTAACGAATTATAGCATGATTATTTAAAATCACCTCAGTTCGATATAAGAATATCTGGTTAGGATGGGCAAGGGATAATAGGCAAGAGAGAGGCAAGAGACAAAGTTAAAAGGGCAATGGTAAATATTTGATAATTAATAACTCCTAACTCCTGTACGGGCCCTAACTAACTCCGTACCGCTTTGCGGAACGAGCGCTCGAGTGTTCTCTGGTTTCCCCCTAACACCCTAATCCCCTAATACCCCAATAATACTCGATTTCCCTATCTCCCCTCATCTCTCCAAAACCTTGACACCTGCAACCTGCAACCTAATTTTATTGCTCTGTAAAATCTACTCACTGAAACGAGGAGTCATACAATAAGGACAATCTAACCATTCCTGTTGTAATTCTGCTCCACAGCCACTACAGGTTAAAGATGATTTTCGTTTAGCCTTCAATTCTGCTTCCAAACCAGAATCAGTAAATGTTACCCTTTCAACTTCTTCTAAGGTTGTATGACCTTGACGAACTAGATTTAAACTATAGGCTAAAATCGTTACCATTCCTTCTTCAACAGCCTTTTCTTTAATCATGTCAGTGGTTGCTCCTCGGTTAATGAGTTTTTGCAACTCTTCACTCATAACCATAAACTCATAAACACCCACACGCCCTTTATAACCACCGCCACCACATTTTTGGCAAACCGTGCCATTCGCTTGGGCTTGTTGTAGGGCTTCTCCTGACAAAGTATTCGCTTTATAAAAGGTAACAGATTCTTCTCCAGATACGGATAAACCAAAACGGGCTAATTCTTCTTTAGTAGGAACATAAGCAATTTTACACTCACTACAAACTCTTCGCATTAATCTTTGTGCCAAAACCCCTAACAA
This is a stretch of genomic DNA from Cyanobacterium aponinum PCC 10605. It encodes these proteins:
- a CDS encoding DUF1868 domain-containing protein — encoded protein: MDGNYQDYINRVVQMTLPSNYKQQVKNIQSSPKFVDGKAIDFPGFSVITPPEKEETNNKKFYSYLQEIQTQITQELPENLFLPVPPQSFHLTIADLIWDTSYTNAVKENPDFDNLLISEIDKIFKEYAQLNPEIDTLELEVLGLSVFPRAIAVCLAPTEDSYNPIIKLRQLIYQNEQIIKLGIEQQYDFVGHITLGYFDKVEDNIDREQVELVIVKTNEQLVSKNLPTFELSQWELRKFTDMTNFIREQNWASIKVGN
- the rsmD gene encoding 16S rRNA (guanine(966)-N(2))-methyltransferase RsmD; its protein translation is MRIYGNREIKTLSGKDTRPTTAKVREALFNIWCDRILDATWLDLCAGNGTMGAEALCRGVKEVVGIEKSSSACQIIRENWQKVANNEQNFRVLRGDVLKRLKNLQGKKFDCIYFDPPYELDIYNTVLDLILEYELLAKNGQIAVEYDPKKSIIKQKQNLDLLQTKIYGNTALNFYSNLPPDV
- a CDS encoding precorrin-8X methylmutase, giving the protein MTELSNPIIEKSFAIIDNIIGNHDLSAREYNIVRRIIHTTADFDYLNLFYCSNNAIDTAILALQNKTPIVTDVSMVKEGIKNMVGKTYQNQVIVAVKQAKIPKSGHTLTETGLLKCCLDYPNAIYVIGNAPTALIALCKKIEQQKIQPSIVIGVPVGFVNVLESKEYLSRLGIPQIQIKGNKGGSTVAAAIINALLVMSYKD
- a CDS encoding PP2C family protein-serine/threonine phosphatase; this translates as MPQILVIDDDPTIQILLKRAFSSSGYSVQIAGDGQKGIELAEKIKPALIICDWLMPKLSGLEVCQFVKKNPLLNTTFFVLMTSRVSVEDRIQGLDVGADDFICKPIDLQELKARVRAGLRLHQLSKDLEIQKQLLETELNEAAEYVSSLLPDFLDDKNILINYMFIPSLHLGGDIFDYFFLDDQHLVFYLLDISGHGLKAALPSISILNLLRSRRLGILNYYSPCEVLYHLNNNFQMTEKNDKYFTIWYGVLNVKTGNLTYCSAGHPPCVLLLENNREKMNQICLKTLGLPIGMFPNIAYQNASINVGSSANLYLFSDGIYEVKNDQGDILGLDNFVELLCQFNNELNPILNFLKTYHNSSNFSDDLSIIHLKYSQQVLPS
- a CDS encoding cupin domain-containing protein, which codes for MTKNAQYWIDKLDLQKHPEGGYYRENYRCLDMVNNDNFLAKYNGARNASTAIYYLLLNDEFSAFHLLKSDEIFHFYSGSSLDVHIINSQGDYQLIKLGNNPEENEVLQLVIPQNSWFAAAVSQPNSYSLIGCTVAPGFDFNDFTLGKKEDLLKIFPQHQTIIERFTYD
- a CDS encoding glycosyltransferase family 4 protein produces the protein MSERRKTILFIHPNFPAQFRHLGLLLGKNPLYDVFFLTKKKEGAIEGITKIIYQPSREAKPETHHYVRPIENAVLQGQAVYRALINLKQKGFYPDIIYGHSGWGSTLFVKDIFPRALFLAYFEWFYHAIGTDADFDPNEPLTADDQARIRVKNTPILIDLYSCDRGLSPTQWQKQQFPREYHNKITVLHDGVDTDYFQPNADTKLVIPSLNLDLSDKAEIITYVARGMEPYRGFPQLIETIYILQKRRPQSHFVIVGQNRVAYGKQLPEGQNYQDLMLAKFPLDLTKVSFTGLLPHSEYLKVLQASSAHIYLTRPFVLSWSMLEAMATGCVVIASDTQPVKEIIVDNYNGFLVPFFEPEKIADKVEYALFNQDLMAKIRKKARQTIVENYKLSDLIQKHIHWIETGKLTPLTTKKKKIRGF